From one Pseudopipra pipra isolate bDixPip1 chromosome 2, bDixPip1.hap1, whole genome shotgun sequence genomic stretch:
- the LCP1 gene encoding plastin-2 isoform X2, producing MASTAHFSEEEMAELQEAFSKVDINGDGFIDANELTEALKAANFPLPGYKARELIQNLTTTGNGRISFDEFISIFQNLKSDDVAKSFRKQINKKEGICAIGGTSEQSSAGTQHSYSEEEKYAFVNWINKALEKDPDCKHVVPMNPETDDLFQAVGDGIVLCKMINFSVPDTIDERTINKKKLTPFTIQENLNLALNSASAIGCHVVNIGAEDLKEGKPYLVLGLLWQVIKIGLFADIEISRNEALIALLREGESLEDLMKLSPEDLLLRWANYHLENAGCNKVNNFSSDIKPDFYNIIKDSRAYYHLLNQVAPKGDEEGIPAITIDMSGLREKDDVQRAECMLQQAERLGCRQFVTATDVVRGNPKLNLAFIANLFNKYPALHKPENQDIDWSSIEGETREERTFRNWMNSLGVNPRVNHLYSDLSDALVIFQLYEKIKVPVDWNRVNKPPYPKLGGNMKKLENCNYAVELGKNQAKFSLVGIAGQDLNEGNRTLTLALIWQLMRRYTLNILEDIGGGEKVNDEIIVSWVNETLTAAGKDSTISSFKDSKISTSMPVLDLIDAIQPGSIKYDLLKTEDLNDEEKLNNAKYAISMARKIGARVYALPEDLVEVKPKMVMTVFACLMGKGMKKV from the exons atggctTCAACAGCACACTTCTCAGAGGAGGAGATGGCAGAGCTACAGGAGGCTTTCAGCAAAGTCG ATATCAATGGGGATGGCTTCATCGATGCCAATGAATTAACAGAAGCGTTAAAGGCAGCCAATTTCCCTCTCCCAGGATATAAAGCCAGAGAACTCATTCAGAATCTGACAACCACAGGGAATGGCAGGATCAGTTTTGATGAATTTATTTCA ATTTTCCAAAACCTGAAGAGTGATGATGTTGCCAAGTcattcagaaaacaaatcaacAAGAAGGAGGGGATCTGTGCTATTGGCGGGACATCCGAGCAGTCCAGTGCTGGCACACAACATTCTTACTCAG aggaagaaaaatatgccTTTGTCAACTGGATTAACAAAGCCCTTGAGAAAGACCCTGACTGTAAGCACGTGGTCCCAATGAATCCAGAAACAGATGACCTCTTCCAGGCGGTCGGTGATGGCATAGTGCTTTG TAAGATGATCAACTTTTCAGTGCCAGATACCATTGATGAGAGAACAATCAACAAAAAGAAACTCACACCCTTCACAATACAG GAAAATCTGAACTTGGCCCTGAACTCCGCTTCAGCCATTGGGTGCCATGTTGTTAACATTGGAGCTGAAGacttaaaagaaggaaaaccttACCTGGTTCTGGGTCTTTTATGGCAAGTCATCAAAATTGGACTCTTTGCTGACATAGAGATCAGCAGGAATGAAG CCTTAATCGCTCTTCTGAGAGAAGGAGAGAGCCTGGAGGATCTGATGAAGTTGTCTCCAGAGGATCTGCTGCTGAGGTGGGCAAACTATCATCTGGAAAATGCAGGATGCAATAAAGTCAACAACTTCAGCTCAGACATCAAG CCTGACTTCTACAACATTATAAAG GACTCAAGAGCTTATTACCATTTGCTGAACCAAGTTGCCCCCAAGGGAGATGAAGAAGGCATTCCAGCTATTACTATTGACATGTCAGGATTAAGG gagaaGGACGATGTCCAGCGAGCGGAGTGCATGCTGCAGCAGGCGGAGCGCCTGGGCTGCCGGCAGTTCGTCACTGCCACTGATGTCGTCCGGGGGAACCCCAAGCTAAATCTGGCCTTCATCGCCAACTTGTTCAACAAATACCCTGCCCTGCATAAGCCAGAGAACCAGGACATCGACTGGAGCTCCATTGAAG GTGAGACAAGGGAAGAGAGGACGTTCAGGAACTGGATGAATTCCCTGGGCGTTAATCCACGTGTAAATCACTTATATAG TGACCTGTCAGATGCCTTGGTTATCTTCCAGCTCTATGAAAAGATCAAAGTGCCAGTAGACTGGAACAGAGTGAACAAACCACCATATCCTAAACTGGGTGGCAACATGAAGAAG CTTGAAAACTGCAACTATGCAGTGGAACTGGGAAAGAATCAAGCCAAATTTTCCCTCGTTGGCATTGCTGGGCAAGATCTCAATGAAGGAAACCGTACACTCACCCTGGCCTTAATCTGGCAGTTGATGAGAAG GTACACCCTGAATATCCTTGAAGACATTGGTGGTGGAGAAAAGGTCAATGATGAAATCATTGTCAGCTGGGTCAATGAAACACTGACCGCAGCTGGGAAGGATTCAACCATCTCCAGTTTCAAG GATAGCAAAATCAGCACCAGCATGCCAGTCCTGGATCTCATTGATGCCATTCAACCAGGATCGATCAAGTATGACCTCTTGAAAACGGAGGACCTGAATGATGAGGAGAAACTAAATAATGCTAA ATATGCCATCTCTATGGCAAGAAAAATTGGAGCAAGAGTCTATGCCCTTCCAGAAGACTTGGTTGAAGTAAAACCCAAAATGGTCATGACAGTCTTTGCTTGCCTTATGGGAAAAGGCATGAAGAAAGTTTAA
- the LCP1 gene encoding plastin-2 isoform X3, which translates to MASTAHFSEEEMAELQEAFSKVDINGDGFIDANELTEALKAANFPLPGYKARELIQNLTTTGNGRISFDEFISIFQNLKSDDVAKSFRKQINKKEGICAIGGTSEQSSAGTQHSYSEEEKYAFVNWINKALEKDPDCKHVVPMNPETDDLFQAVGDGIVLCKMINFSVPDTIDERTINKKKLTPFTIQENLNLALNSASAIGCHVVNIGAEDLKEGKPYLVLGLLWQVIKIGLFADIEISRNEALIALLREGESLEDLMKLSPEDLLLRWANYHLENAGCNKVNNFSSDIKDSRAYYHLLNQVAPKGDEEGIPAITIDMSGLREKDDVQRAECMLQQAERLGCRQFVTATDVVRGNPKLNLAFIANLFNKYPALHKPENQDIDWSSIEGETREERTFRNWMNSLGVNPRVNHLYSDLSDALVIFQLYEKIKVPVDWNRVNKPPYPKLGGNMKKLENCNYAVELGKNQAKFSLVGIAGQDLNEGNRTLTLALIWQLMRRYTLNILEDIGGGEKVNDEIIVSWVNETLTAAGKDSTISSFKDSKISTSMPVLDLIDAIQPGSIKYDLLKTEDLNDEEKLNNAKYAISMARKIGARVYALPEDLVEVKPKMVMTVFACLMGKGMKKV; encoded by the exons atggctTCAACAGCACACTTCTCAGAGGAGGAGATGGCAGAGCTACAGGAGGCTTTCAGCAAAGTCG ATATCAATGGGGATGGCTTCATCGATGCCAATGAATTAACAGAAGCGTTAAAGGCAGCCAATTTCCCTCTCCCAGGATATAAAGCCAGAGAACTCATTCAGAATCTGACAACCACAGGGAATGGCAGGATCAGTTTTGATGAATTTATTTCA ATTTTCCAAAACCTGAAGAGTGATGATGTTGCCAAGTcattcagaaaacaaatcaacAAGAAGGAGGGGATCTGTGCTATTGGCGGGACATCCGAGCAGTCCAGTGCTGGCACACAACATTCTTACTCAG aggaagaaaaatatgccTTTGTCAACTGGATTAACAAAGCCCTTGAGAAAGACCCTGACTGTAAGCACGTGGTCCCAATGAATCCAGAAACAGATGACCTCTTCCAGGCGGTCGGTGATGGCATAGTGCTTTG TAAGATGATCAACTTTTCAGTGCCAGATACCATTGATGAGAGAACAATCAACAAAAAGAAACTCACACCCTTCACAATACAG GAAAATCTGAACTTGGCCCTGAACTCCGCTTCAGCCATTGGGTGCCATGTTGTTAACATTGGAGCTGAAGacttaaaagaaggaaaaccttACCTGGTTCTGGGTCTTTTATGGCAAGTCATCAAAATTGGACTCTTTGCTGACATAGAGATCAGCAGGAATGAAG CCTTAATCGCTCTTCTGAGAGAAGGAGAGAGCCTGGAGGATCTGATGAAGTTGTCTCCAGAGGATCTGCTGCTGAGGTGGGCAAACTATCATCTGGAAAATGCAGGATGCAATAAAGTCAACAACTTCAGCTCAGACATCAAG GACTCAAGAGCTTATTACCATTTGCTGAACCAAGTTGCCCCCAAGGGAGATGAAGAAGGCATTCCAGCTATTACTATTGACATGTCAGGATTAAGG gagaaGGACGATGTCCAGCGAGCGGAGTGCATGCTGCAGCAGGCGGAGCGCCTGGGCTGCCGGCAGTTCGTCACTGCCACTGATGTCGTCCGGGGGAACCCCAAGCTAAATCTGGCCTTCATCGCCAACTTGTTCAACAAATACCCTGCCCTGCATAAGCCAGAGAACCAGGACATCGACTGGAGCTCCATTGAAG GTGAGACAAGGGAAGAGAGGACGTTCAGGAACTGGATGAATTCCCTGGGCGTTAATCCACGTGTAAATCACTTATATAG TGACCTGTCAGATGCCTTGGTTATCTTCCAGCTCTATGAAAAGATCAAAGTGCCAGTAGACTGGAACAGAGTGAACAAACCACCATATCCTAAACTGGGTGGCAACATGAAGAAG CTTGAAAACTGCAACTATGCAGTGGAACTGGGAAAGAATCAAGCCAAATTTTCCCTCGTTGGCATTGCTGGGCAAGATCTCAATGAAGGAAACCGTACACTCACCCTGGCCTTAATCTGGCAGTTGATGAGAAG GTACACCCTGAATATCCTTGAAGACATTGGTGGTGGAGAAAAGGTCAATGATGAAATCATTGTCAGCTGGGTCAATGAAACACTGACCGCAGCTGGGAAGGATTCAACCATCTCCAGTTTCAAG GATAGCAAAATCAGCACCAGCATGCCAGTCCTGGATCTCATTGATGCCATTCAACCAGGATCGATCAAGTATGACCTCTTGAAAACGGAGGACCTGAATGATGAGGAGAAACTAAATAATGCTAA ATATGCCATCTCTATGGCAAGAAAAATTGGAGCAAGAGTCTATGCCCTTCCAGAAGACTTGGTTGAAGTAAAACCCAAAATGGTCATGACAGTCTTTGCTTGCCTTATGGGAAAAGGCATGAAGAAAGTTTAA
- the LCP1 gene encoding plastin-2 isoform X1, with the protein MASTAHFSEEEMAELQEAFSKVDINGDGFIDANELTEALKAANFPLPGYKARELIQNLTTTGNGRISFDEFISIFQNLKSDDVAKSFRKQINKKEGICAIGGTSEQSSAGTQHSYSEEEKYAFVNWINKALEKDPDCKHVVPMNPETDDLFQAVGDGIVLCKMINFSVPDTIDERTINKKKLTPFTIQENLNLALNSASAIGCHVVNIGAEDLKEGKPYLVLGLLWQVIKIGLFADIEISRNEALIALLREGESLEDLMKLSPEDLLLRWANYHLENAGCNKVNNFSSDIKQPDFYNIIKDSRAYYHLLNQVAPKGDEEGIPAITIDMSGLREKDDVQRAECMLQQAERLGCRQFVTATDVVRGNPKLNLAFIANLFNKYPALHKPENQDIDWSSIEGETREERTFRNWMNSLGVNPRVNHLYSDLSDALVIFQLYEKIKVPVDWNRVNKPPYPKLGGNMKKLENCNYAVELGKNQAKFSLVGIAGQDLNEGNRTLTLALIWQLMRRYTLNILEDIGGGEKVNDEIIVSWVNETLTAAGKDSTISSFKDSKISTSMPVLDLIDAIQPGSIKYDLLKTEDLNDEEKLNNAKYAISMARKIGARVYALPEDLVEVKPKMVMTVFACLMGKGMKKV; encoded by the exons atggctTCAACAGCACACTTCTCAGAGGAGGAGATGGCAGAGCTACAGGAGGCTTTCAGCAAAGTCG ATATCAATGGGGATGGCTTCATCGATGCCAATGAATTAACAGAAGCGTTAAAGGCAGCCAATTTCCCTCTCCCAGGATATAAAGCCAGAGAACTCATTCAGAATCTGACAACCACAGGGAATGGCAGGATCAGTTTTGATGAATTTATTTCA ATTTTCCAAAACCTGAAGAGTGATGATGTTGCCAAGTcattcagaaaacaaatcaacAAGAAGGAGGGGATCTGTGCTATTGGCGGGACATCCGAGCAGTCCAGTGCTGGCACACAACATTCTTACTCAG aggaagaaaaatatgccTTTGTCAACTGGATTAACAAAGCCCTTGAGAAAGACCCTGACTGTAAGCACGTGGTCCCAATGAATCCAGAAACAGATGACCTCTTCCAGGCGGTCGGTGATGGCATAGTGCTTTG TAAGATGATCAACTTTTCAGTGCCAGATACCATTGATGAGAGAACAATCAACAAAAAGAAACTCACACCCTTCACAATACAG GAAAATCTGAACTTGGCCCTGAACTCCGCTTCAGCCATTGGGTGCCATGTTGTTAACATTGGAGCTGAAGacttaaaagaaggaaaaccttACCTGGTTCTGGGTCTTTTATGGCAAGTCATCAAAATTGGACTCTTTGCTGACATAGAGATCAGCAGGAATGAAG CCTTAATCGCTCTTCTGAGAGAAGGAGAGAGCCTGGAGGATCTGATGAAGTTGTCTCCAGAGGATCTGCTGCTGAGGTGGGCAAACTATCATCTGGAAAATGCAGGATGCAATAAAGTCAACAACTTCAGCTCAGACATCAAG CAGCCTGACTTCTACAACATTATAAAG GACTCAAGAGCTTATTACCATTTGCTGAACCAAGTTGCCCCCAAGGGAGATGAAGAAGGCATTCCAGCTATTACTATTGACATGTCAGGATTAAGG gagaaGGACGATGTCCAGCGAGCGGAGTGCATGCTGCAGCAGGCGGAGCGCCTGGGCTGCCGGCAGTTCGTCACTGCCACTGATGTCGTCCGGGGGAACCCCAAGCTAAATCTGGCCTTCATCGCCAACTTGTTCAACAAATACCCTGCCCTGCATAAGCCAGAGAACCAGGACATCGACTGGAGCTCCATTGAAG GTGAGACAAGGGAAGAGAGGACGTTCAGGAACTGGATGAATTCCCTGGGCGTTAATCCACGTGTAAATCACTTATATAG TGACCTGTCAGATGCCTTGGTTATCTTCCAGCTCTATGAAAAGATCAAAGTGCCAGTAGACTGGAACAGAGTGAACAAACCACCATATCCTAAACTGGGTGGCAACATGAAGAAG CTTGAAAACTGCAACTATGCAGTGGAACTGGGAAAGAATCAAGCCAAATTTTCCCTCGTTGGCATTGCTGGGCAAGATCTCAATGAAGGAAACCGTACACTCACCCTGGCCTTAATCTGGCAGTTGATGAGAAG GTACACCCTGAATATCCTTGAAGACATTGGTGGTGGAGAAAAGGTCAATGATGAAATCATTGTCAGCTGGGTCAATGAAACACTGACCGCAGCTGGGAAGGATTCAACCATCTCCAGTTTCAAG GATAGCAAAATCAGCACCAGCATGCCAGTCCTGGATCTCATTGATGCCATTCAACCAGGATCGATCAAGTATGACCTCTTGAAAACGGAGGACCTGAATGATGAGGAGAAACTAAATAATGCTAA ATATGCCATCTCTATGGCAAGAAAAATTGGAGCAAGAGTCTATGCCCTTCCAGAAGACTTGGTTGAAGTAAAACCCAAAATGGTCATGACAGTCTTTGCTTGCCTTATGGGAAAAGGCATGAAGAAAGTTTAA